In a genomic window of Virgibacillus sp. SK37:
- a CDS encoding alpha-ketoacid dehydrogenase subunit beta, with the protein MAQMTMIQAITDAMRTELKNDENVLVFGEDVGQNGGVFRATEGLQDEFGEERVFDTPLAESGIGGLSIGLALQGYRPVPEIQFFGFVYEVMDSISGQMARMRYRSGGTHTQPITIRSPFGGGVHTPELHADSLEGLIAQQPGIKVVIPSTPYDAKGLLISSIRDNDPVLFLEHMKLYRSFRGEVPEEEYTVDLSKADIKREGKDVTLIAYGAMVHASLKAAEEMEKDGIDAEVVDLRTVSPIDIDTIIESVKKTNRVVVVQEAQRQAGIAANIVAEVQERAILHLEAPVLRVTAPDTVYSFSAAEEVWLPNHKDIIEKVNQVMNF; encoded by the coding sequence ATGGCACAAATGACAATGATTCAAGCAATAACTGACGCAATGCGCACTGAATTAAAAAATGATGAAAATGTGTTGGTTTTTGGAGAAGACGTTGGCCAAAATGGTGGCGTGTTCCGTGCGACAGAAGGGCTACAAGATGAATTCGGAGAAGAACGTGTATTTGACACTCCTCTAGCCGAATCAGGCATTGGTGGTCTTTCCATTGGTCTGGCATTACAAGGATATCGACCAGTGCCGGAAATTCAATTCTTCGGCTTTGTGTATGAAGTAATGGACTCCATTAGTGGACAAATGGCTAGAATGAGATATCGTTCTGGTGGAACACACACTCAACCAATTACCATCCGTTCACCATTTGGTGGAGGAGTTCATACTCCAGAGCTTCACGCAGACTCATTGGAAGGGTTGATTGCTCAGCAACCTGGGATTAAAGTTGTTATCCCTTCAACACCTTATGATGCAAAAGGACTTTTAATTTCATCTATCAGAGATAATGACCCTGTTCTTTTCTTAGAGCATATGAAATTATATCGTTCCTTCCGTGGAGAAGTACCAGAAGAAGAATATACAGTCGATTTAAGTAAAGCTGATATTAAAAGAGAAGGTAAAGATGTAACATTAATAGCCTATGGAGCAATGGTCCACGCTTCTTTAAAAGCAGCAGAAGAGATGGAAAAAGACGGAATTGATGCGGAAGTAGTTGACCTACGTACTGTATCTCCAATTGATATTGATACCATAATCGAATCTGTAAAGAAGACAAACCGTGTAGTAGTTGTACAAGAAGCTCAACGTCAAGCTGGAATAGCTGCAAACATAGTAGCTGAAGTACAGGAAAGAGCTATTTTACATTTGGAAGCACCAGTACTTCGTGTAACTGCACCTGATACTGTTTATTCTTTTTCCGCTGCAGAGGAAGTATGGCTACCAAACCACAAGGACATTATAGAAAAAGTAAATCAAGTAATGAACTTTTAA
- the pdhA gene encoding pyruvate dehydrogenase (acetyl-transferring) E1 component subunit alpha, giving the protein MFQILNENGEIINKDDMPDLSDEDLKELMRRMVYTRILDQRSIALNRQGRLGFYAPTAGQEASQLGSQFALEKEDFILPGYRDVPQLIWHGLPLYQAFLFSRGHFHGNQMPEGVNALSPQIIIGAQYVQTAGVALGMKKRGKKSVAVTYTGDGGTSQGDFYEGINFAGAYKAPALFFVQNNYFAISVPVEKQTNAKTLAQKSVAAGIEGIQVDGMDVLAVYAVTKHARERAINGEGPMLIETLTYRYGPHTMAGDDPTRYRTEDLDNEWEKKDPLVRFRTFLESKDLWSEEEENKVIEQAKDDIKKAIKKADEYPKQKVTDLIGNMFEELPVNLQEQMEEYKEKESK; this is encoded by the coding sequence AAAGAACTCATGCGTAGAATGGTATATACTCGTATATTGGATCAACGGTCTATTGCTTTAAACCGTCAAGGCCGCTTAGGATTTTATGCTCCTACTGCAGGTCAGGAAGCTTCTCAGCTTGGAAGTCAGTTTGCGTTGGAAAAAGAAGACTTTATTCTTCCAGGTTATCGTGATGTGCCACAATTGATTTGGCATGGTTTACCACTATATCAAGCATTCCTTTTTTCAAGAGGTCACTTCCATGGGAATCAAATGCCTGAAGGTGTAAATGCATTGAGTCCACAAATTATCATAGGTGCTCAATATGTACAAACAGCAGGTGTAGCACTCGGAATGAAAAAACGTGGTAAAAAATCTGTAGCAGTTACCTATACTGGAGATGGTGGGACATCTCAAGGGGACTTCTACGAGGGAATAAACTTTGCTGGAGCTTACAAAGCGCCTGCACTATTCTTTGTTCAAAATAACTATTTTGCTATTTCTGTACCTGTTGAAAAACAAACAAATGCCAAGACGCTTGCGCAAAAATCAGTTGCAGCGGGTATCGAAGGTATTCAAGTAGATGGAATGGATGTTCTTGCAGTATATGCAGTCACAAAGCATGCTCGTGAGCGAGCAATTAACGGTGAAGGTCCAATGCTTATCGAAACACTTACTTATCGTTACGGTCCACACACAATGGCTGGTGACGATCCAACCCGTTATCGTACAGAAGACTTGGATAATGAATGGGAAAAGAAAGATCCGCTAGTTCGTTTCCGTACCTTCTTAGAAAGCAAAGATTTATGGTCAGAAGAGGAAGAAAATAAGGTTATTGAACAAGCGAAAGATGATATTAAAAAGGCTATAAAGAAGGCCGATGAATATCCAAAACAGAAAGTTACTGATCTTATCGGCAATATGTTTGAAGAACTTCCAGTAAACTTGCAGGAGCAAATGGAAGAATACAAAGAAAAGGAGTCGAAGTAA